The following coding sequences are from one Candidatus Manganitrophaceae bacterium window:
- a CDS encoding DUF3108 domain-containing protein → MRLQNILLSRRGRRSKMWGLLLFSLLLMISSIEAGETISIPPVSHHLPNPAFAPGERLAYEINYMGAVAGTAVLEVLEKTQLKGREVYHVVSTAQSNDFVSLFYTVDDRVESYIDCEGLYSHYIKLKQHQGKKKREKIISFDQVQHRAVQLKRDQQKVFEIPPQVQDSLSSLYYFRIKSQIEVGKSVFIDVHESEKNWKLEIRGLARERVTTPVGTFDTIKVQAMAQYEGIFLDKGDVFIWFTEDEKRIPVMMKSKVKIGTITAVLASRRDGNATNTVLSKIESNGPRLNK, encoded by the coding sequence ATGCGCTTACAGAACATCCTTCTCTCTCGGAGAGGTCGGCGGTCTAAAATGTGGGGGCTTCTTCTCTTCTCGCTTCTGCTGATGATCTCTTCGATTGAAGCCGGTGAGACGATTTCAATCCCTCCCGTCTCGCATCATCTGCCGAACCCCGCTTTCGCGCCGGGCGAGCGGCTTGCGTATGAGATCAATTATATGGGAGCGGTCGCCGGAACCGCCGTCTTGGAGGTCCTGGAGAAGACCCAATTAAAGGGCCGGGAGGTCTACCATGTCGTCTCGACGGCTCAGTCGAATGATTTCGTCTCCCTCTTTTATACGGTGGATGATCGGGTCGAGTCGTACATCGATTGCGAGGGACTTTATTCTCACTACATCAAGTTAAAGCAACACCAGGGAAAGAAAAAAAGGGAGAAGATCATCTCGTTTGATCAGGTGCAGCATCGGGCGGTCCAATTGAAGCGCGATCAGCAGAAGGTTTTTGAGATTCCGCCCCAGGTTCAAGATTCATTGAGCTCGCTTTATTATTTCAGGATCAAGAGCCAGATTGAGGTAGGGAAGTCGGTCTTCATCGACGTCCATGAAAGCGAGAAAAACTGGAAATTGGAGATCCGCGGGTTGGCCCGGGAGCGGGTCACCACGCCGGTCGGCACATTCGATACGATCAAAGTCCAGGCGATGGCCCAGTATGAAGGGATCTTCCTAGACAAGGGAGACGTGTTTATCTGGTTTACCGAGGATGAGAAGCGGATTCCGGTCATGATGAAATCGAAGGTCAAAATCGGAACGATCACCGCCGTCCTCGCCTCGAGAAGGGATGGAAACGCGACGAACACCGTCCTCTCGAAGATTGAATCGAACGGGCCTCGCCTTAACAAATAG
- a CDS encoding cold-shock protein: MINGRVKWFDANKGFGFITRDDGGDVFVHYTAIQGEGYRKLEEGQKVQFDVEQGKKGPQAVNVSLAA, from the coding sequence ATGATAAACGGACGTGTCAAATGGTTCGACGCCAACAAAGGGTTTGGATTCATCACTCGCGATGATGGCGGCGATGTGTTTGTCCACTACACAGCGATTCAAGGTGAAGGTTACCGGAAGCTTGAAGAGGGTCAAAAAGTTCAATTCGATGTTGAACAGGGGAAGAAAGGCCCGCAGGCGGTGAACGTCAGCCTCGCTGCATAG
- a CDS encoding SDR family oxidoreductase, which produces MLVTGGAGFLGSHLCEALLGQGHEVLSLDNYFTGSKENIAPFLQHPRFEAIRHDIIHPIDLEIDAIYNLACPASPVHYQFDPVRTVQANVLGVTNMLELAKRTKARILQASTSEVYGDPKQHPQTEGYWGHVNPIGIRSCYDEGKRVAETLMMDYHRQYRIDIRIVRIFNTYGPRMAPDDGSFCYVSDMIDGLNRMMGKANFIGPVNLGNPEEFTVLALAEKVIALTGSRSKIVHKPLPQDDPIKRRPDITLAKEKLKWAPLIQIDEGLQKTISYFDKLLSEGK; this is translated from the coding sequence ATTTTGGTAACCGGGGGAGCGGGGTTTTTAGGCTCGCATTTGTGTGAAGCGCTGCTGGGGCAGGGGCATGAAGTGCTCTCGCTGGACAACTACTTCACCGGCAGCAAAGAGAACATCGCCCCTTTCCTGCAGCATCCACGCTTTGAGGCCATTCGCCACGACATCATCCATCCCATCGATTTAGAGATCGATGCCATCTACAACCTTGCCTGCCCCGCCTCGCCTGTACATTATCAGTTCGATCCGGTTCGCACCGTACAAGCCAACGTACTGGGGGTGACGAACATGCTGGAGCTGGCCAAGCGGACCAAAGCGCGCATTCTGCAGGCATCGACCTCGGAAGTCTACGGAGACCCCAAGCAGCACCCACAGACCGAAGGGTACTGGGGACATGTCAACCCCATCGGCATTCGAAGCTGCTATGATGAAGGGAAAAGAGTAGCCGAAACCTTGATGATGGACTATCATCGGCAGTATCGGATCGATATTCGCATTGTGAGAATCTTCAACACCTATGGGCCGCGCATGGCGCCGGATGACGGCTCCTTCTGTTATGTCAGCGATATGATCGACGGACTGAATCGAATGATGGGAAAAGCGAATTTTATCGGCCCGGTGAATCTCGGGAATCCGGAAGAGTTTACCGTCTTAGCATTGGCCGAGAAGGTCATCGCGCTGACCGGGAGCCGATCCAAAATCGTCCATAAACCGCTCCCGCAAGACGATCCAATCAAGCGCCGCCCCGACATCACCCTAGCAAAGGAAAAGCTGAAATGGGCGCCCCTGATTCAAATCGACGAAGGCCTGCAGAAGACGATTTCCTACTTCGATAAACTCCTCTCGGAAGGGAAGTGA
- a CDS encoding cytochrome bc complex cytochrome b subunit — protein MLSGVERISSTVPGKPENKPSPFGRFDTWLGLNRLDFPVPEHGRSVLYSFGGIVFIGFVLMVLTGFILSQLYNPLPQQAYQSLEQIQKIGWASYLRALHFWFAQGVLAVLILHTTRVFVTGAYKQPRQVTWWIGVALLATMMMGSYFSGTVLKWDQEGSDALGHYKELLRMLGPLGALMTEWLPGSTVMNLRVYVSHITIFPVIIVLLIVVHFYLIHVLNLSPTFWGKWSNAPSVPEPEVRGKFSEHARTIVLASVFYYGALAVLAIFFRAPLLGAPSGQEAAIKPPWPFLWMYWFENVWGIGAVLYITTALFGFLLLVPLIDRGQERKLDARKGILGLGGLIALALFGLTLYGWIIPPQLHQHSHSHEEGAAEGTMDHEEEDHHHDEGDHPHAPAASESTSEDHHHDDAPADHHD, from the coding sequence ATGCTATCAGGAGTAGAGCGCATTTCTTCGACCGTTCCAGGAAAACCGGAAAACAAACCGTCCCCATTCGGCCGATTCGATACCTGGCTGGGATTGAACCGACTTGACTTTCCCGTTCCCGAACATGGTCGCTCCGTTCTCTACTCCTTCGGCGGGATCGTCTTCATCGGCTTCGTGCTGATGGTCTTGACCGGCTTTATCCTCTCGCAGCTATACAATCCCCTCCCGCAGCAGGCCTATCAAAGTCTCGAGCAGATCCAAAAGATCGGCTGGGCCAGTTATCTGCGCGCGCTTCATTTCTGGTTTGCGCAAGGGGTCCTCGCCGTCCTCATCCTCCATACCACACGCGTATTCGTCACCGGCGCCTACAAGCAGCCCCGGCAGGTGACCTGGTGGATCGGCGTGGCGCTGTTGGCGACGATGATGATGGGATCGTATTTCAGCGGGACGGTGCTGAAGTGGGATCAGGAAGGATCCGACGCGCTCGGCCATTACAAAGAGCTGCTCCGGATGCTGGGGCCGCTCGGCGCGCTGATGACCGAATGGCTTCCCGGCAGCACCGTGATGAATCTCCGGGTCTATGTTTCCCACATCACTATCTTTCCGGTGATCATCGTTCTCCTCATCGTCGTGCATTTTTATCTGATCCATGTTTTGAACCTGTCGCCGACCTTTTGGGGGAAGTGGTCGAACGCGCCGTCCGTCCCCGAGCCGGAGGTGCGGGGGAAATTCAGCGAGCATGCTCGGACCATCGTTTTGGCATCGGTTTTCTACTATGGCGCCCTGGCGGTGTTGGCGATTTTTTTCCGCGCTCCCTTGCTCGGCGCCCCGTCGGGACAGGAGGCGGCGATCAAGCCCCCCTGGCCGTTTCTCTGGATGTATTGGTTCGAGAATGTCTGGGGCATCGGCGCGGTCCTCTATATCACCACGGCGCTCTTCGGTTTTCTCCTCTTGGTTCCCTTGATCGATCGCGGACAGGAGCGAAAGCTCGACGCCCGGAAAGGGATCTTGGGCCTCGGCGGCCTCATCGCCCTCGCTCTGTTCGGCCTGACCCTTTATGGTTGGATCATCCCCCCCCAACTCCATCAACATTCGCACTCCCATGAAGAGGGTGCCGCGGAGGGGACAATGGATCATGAAGAGGAAGACCATCATCACGATGAAGGCGATCATCCCCACGCGCCCGCCGCTTCTGAATCGACCTCCGAAGATCATCATCATGATGACGCTCCGGCCGATCACCACGATTAA
- a CDS encoding DNA gyrase inhibitor YacG — protein MKALCPICKKTVEWEGNRHRPFCSERCKRVDLGQWASGTYRIPSPPEEETEPSGETDEEEGSSEGKNGRPGS, from the coding sequence ATGAAAGCACTCTGTCCGATTTGTAAAAAAACGGTTGAATGGGAAGGAAACAGACATCGCCCGTTCTGTTCCGAACGGTGTAAGCGGGTCGACCTCGGCCAGTGGGCCAGCGGCACCTATCGCATCCCTTCCCCCCCGGAAGAAGAAACCGAACCGTCGGGCGAGACCGACGAGGAAGAGGGTTCTTCCGAGGGGAAAAACGGCAGACCCGGTTCGTGA
- a CDS encoding 2Fe-2S iron-sulfur cluster binding domain-containing protein, whose amino-acid sequence MPKVTFYPYNKSGEIPEGTSLLDAAEKLGLEMRHDCGGFATCSTCRVWVVEGMPNLTEIDLDEENMLEEAHLPQPFRLSCQAKIKGEVAVRVPNEEMEWSRGALRELEGHPPAIREIIRMIVEKRARSQGILVILPDTAVPFVAEASKEVEAIADDPVGLAAMVKQLFESA is encoded by the coding sequence ATGCCGAAGGTTACCTTTTACCCATATAATAAAAGCGGAGAGATTCCGGAGGGAACGAGTCTCCTCGATGCGGCCGAAAAGCTCGGTCTGGAGATGCGCCACGACTGCGGTGGGTTTGCGACCTGCAGCACCTGCCGGGTCTGGGTGGTGGAAGGGATGCCGAACCTGACCGAGATCGACCTCGACGAAGAAAACATGCTCGAGGAGGCGCATCTGCCGCAGCCGTTCCGTCTGTCGTGTCAGGCAAAGATCAAAGGGGAGGTTGCCGTCCGCGTCCCCAACGAAGAGATGGAATGGAGCCGGGGAGCGCTTCGGGAGCTGGAGGGACATCCTCCCGCCATTCGGGAGATCATCCGGATGATCGTGGAGAAGCGGGCCCGGAGCCAGGGAATCTTGGTGATCCTTCCCGACACGGCGGTCCCCTTTGTTGCAGAAGCGAGCAAAGAGGTCGAGGCGATTGCCGACGATCCGGTCGGTCTCGCCGCGATGGTCAAACAGCTTTTCGAATCGGCTTAA